GGGCAACTTGCTGCGCCAGGAGCGCGAACCTGCCCTGCGCGGCGAGTTGCGCGCCCGCGACGGCACGCTGCTCGCCACCCACCGGCTGCGCTACGACCTGATCTACCACGGAGGAGCGGTGAGCGGCTGGGAGCGGATACGCTACCTCGCCCGCCTCGAGGAGAGGCCCCTGCCGCCCGGGGAAACGGGCGGCGAGGTGGTGCTGGCACGGGACCTGCTCCCCGAGCGTGCCCGCGCACTCAGCGAGCTGCTGGTCGGCCAGAGCGCCCTCGAGTTGCGTTCGCGCACCGTACGCGTCTACCCGCAAGGGGCGCTCGCCGGGAACCTGCTCGGCTACACCGCCGAAGCGAACGCCGCCGAGGTACAGCGCGGCTTGGAACGCGGCACCCGGGTCGGGCGCGCGGGCCTCGAGGCAGGACTCGACCGTTTTTTGCGGGGGCAAGACGGTCTGCGCGTGTGGGAGGTCGATGCGGCAGGCCGCGTCATCCGCCCGCTGGAGGGCATCAGCGCACGCGCAGGAGCCTCTGTGACCCTCACCCTCGACCCCCTCCTCCAGCGCGCCGCCGAGCGCGCCCTCGAGGAGGGCTTAGAGAGCGTGAACCGTCACCGCCGCCTGCACCGCCTGCGCCCCTACCCCACGGCGCGCGCCGCTGCCGTCGCGGTGGACCCACGCAGCGGCGAGGTACTGGCCCTGGCGACCTCCCCGCACCTTAACCCCAACGACTTCTCGCGGCACCCGCGCCCACCCGCGCTGGTCGCGGCCCTGACCGGCCAGAGCGGCGCCCTGCTCGACCGCAGCCTGCAGCCCTTCGCACCGGGCAGCGTCTTTAAAATCGCCTCCACCCTGGCCCACCTCGAGGCCTTCGGGAACCGCAGTTACGGCTGCCCCCCGTACCTCGAGGTGGGCGGGCGGCGCTTTCACAACTGGAACCGCACGCGCGACATGGGCGCCATGGACGCGCGCGCCGCCATCGCGTGGTCGTGTGACACCTGGTACTACGACGCCGCGCTGCAAAACGGCCCCAAACGCTATGCCGACGCCATCGCCGCCTGGGCAAGGCGACTGGGTTACGGCATGCCCACCGGCCTCGAGCTGCCTTCCGAAGCTGCCGGACTCGTTCCCAGCGCCCGGGAATACGAAGCGCGCGGAACACCGTGGTACCCGGGCAACACGCTGAACTACGCGATCGGCCAGGGCGATCTGCTCGCCACACCGGCCCAGGTGGCCAGGGCACTTGCGGCGGTCGTTACCCGCGGCGAACTGCGCCCGCTGACCCTGCTGCGCGCGGTGGACGGGCAGGCCGTGCCGCGCCGCGCGCCGATGCGCATCCGGGCAAAACCGTCGAGCTGGGAGACGCTGCTCGAGGGCATGGAGGGCACGGTTCGCTACGGAACCGCAAAACACCTGCTGGGCCCGGGAAACTTTGCGGTTCCAACCGGGGGAAAGACCGGAACCGCCGAGACCGGGCGCGGCTGGGGTGCCTGGCACGCGTGGTACGCCGGTTACGGCCCGGTGGGAGCTCCGGATCTGGTGGTCGTCACCTTTTTCGAGCAGGGCGGCGAGGGCAGCGCGGTCGCCCTCGAGGCCGCGCGCAAGATCATGGCGGCCCGCTGGCAGGCCGAGCTTGCTCCGTAAACCCAAAGGGGCATCCACGGATGCCGCGCCCGCCGCGTGCGGAAACCCTGCGCTCAGCCTCGCTGGCAGGCTTTGCCCGTCCCACGAACCGGAGACATTGAACAGGCGCTGTTTCAGCTGGTCGCAGCCGAGGCGCCGTTCCGCTGGGCCCTTTGCGCTCGAGGTGCCCGGCAAAGAAGCGAAGCGGGGAGTAGCGGTTCGACGACCCAAAAGTTAGACTGAGTAAAATTCTTTGGGGAGGCCGCATGACCCACACCGATCCTGCCAGCCGCTACCGCTCGCTGCGCCTCGAGTATCCCGCGCCGCACATTGCCGAGATCATCCTGACCGGCCCCGGACGCGGCAACGCCATGGGACCGGACACCTGGCGCGAACTGCCGCAGGCCGTCGCGGAAATCGAATCCCGGCCGGACCTGCGCGCTGCCATCGTGCGGGGCGAAGGCCGTCACTTTTCCACCGGGCTCGACCTCGAGGCGACCGGACAAGATCTCGCTCCGCTGCTGAACCGGCCCGCACTGGCCTTCGAGCGCGACCGCCTGCTCGGCTACATCCGCAGCATGCAGGCGGCCTTCGCGGCGGTGGCCGACGCCCGCGTTCCCTTCGTGGCCGCCGTGCACGGCTGGTGCATCGGGGCGGGCCTGGAACTCATCGCCGCCTGCGACCTGCGGCTGTGCGCCGCCGATGCCCGCTTCAGCCTACGCG
The nucleotide sequence above comes from Deinobacterium chartae. Encoded proteins:
- a CDS encoding peptidoglycan D,D-transpeptidase FtsI family protein, coding for MRSLARPHRASLMAAVFTLVLVAYTARLYDLQIEHFHRYAASSQGNLLRQEREPALRGELRARDGTLLATHRLRYDLIYHGGAVSGWERIRYLARLEERPLPPGETGGEVVLARDLLPERARALSELLVGQSALELRSRTVRVYPQGALAGNLLGYTAEANAAEVQRGLERGTRVGRAGLEAGLDRFLRGQDGLRVWEVDAAGRVIRPLEGISARAGASVTLTLDPLLQRAAERALEEGLESVNRHRRLHRLRPYPTARAAAVAVDPRSGEVLALATSPHLNPNDFSRHPRPPALVAALTGQSGALLDRSLQPFAPGSVFKIASTLAHLEAFGNRSYGCPPYLEVGGRRFHNWNRTRDMGAMDARAAIAWSCDTWYYDAALQNGPKRYADAIAAWARRLGYGMPTGLELPSEAAGLVPSAREYEARGTPWYPGNTLNYAIGQGDLLATPAQVARALAAVVTRGELRPLTLLRAVDGQAVPRRAPMRIRAKPSSWETLLEGMEGTVRYGTAKHLLGPGNFAVPTGGKTGTAETGRGWGAWHAWYAGYGPVGAPDLVVVTFFEQGGEGSAVALEAARKIMAARWQAELAP
- a CDS encoding enoyl-CoA hydratase-related protein, which gives rise to MTHTDPASRYRSLRLEYPAPHIAEIILTGPGRGNAMGPDTWRELPQAVAEIESRPDLRAAIVRGEGRHFSTGLDLEATGQDLAPLLNRPALAFERDRLLGYIRSMQAAFAAVADARVPFVAAVHGWCIGAGLELIAACDLRLCAADARFSLREVRLAIASDLGGIQRLPYLIGEGRARDLALTGRDVDAAWAERAGLVSEVLETPEQTVQAARDLAARLATNPPLTVGGIKRLMNARLEDDLRRGLREAAAFNAAYLQSEDYLEAQRALAERREPQFKGK